In one window of Nicotiana tabacum cultivar K326 chromosome 12, ASM71507v2, whole genome shotgun sequence DNA:
- the LOC107760031 gene encoding uncharacterized protein LOC107760031 — translation MEEDQDLKYFCKLCNKRYPCGKSFGGHMRSHVLSNSAKLEEKVELKHKKVQSWINLGKKNSKRDHKSKFELGENSGYGLRDNPKKTWRAVDSRSPLPQENVCQQCGKVFQSLKALCGHMACHSGKDKGSKDDHSWTSENKNIAMDSNSDTEAEEPIMLRSRSKIKRYNKSKSSSFCLVNNRSFSSSVSEIDEQDQEEVAKCLMMLSMDSGKWNGVINSVVESSDNNSVVFESKSSSVDMRISRKDSLKCADNVDGTPRSKKKADRNLTLNVLSAEVQSENSDSGYFLDDYMNVESDASVDEFHRKHNYQRNTSNKSHGVWCDESRIDEGKDLNRMKKCITELRNASSKDYKYDSYGMTSNLVKCESRKRNKDSSYHSELGNESFNNKKINLGLKGAEGIKHTQKKKKYECFNCKKTFSSYQALGGHRPCTKKTNAYIESKYETNENNRDADRETFSNKKPVAHARDLSYNPEKKMKAKKFKGHECPFCNRMFKSGQALGGHKRSHFITGSQYQASAFKREVVDLLDLNLPAPVEDVNGEPAFVSSW, via the coding sequence ATGGAAGAAGATCAAGATTTGAAGTATTTTTGCAAGTTGTGTAACAAGAGGTACCCATGTGGGAAGTCATTTGGGGGTCACATGAGGTCTCATGTATTATCAAATTCTGCTAAATTAGAGGAAAAAGTTGAACTCAAACACAAAAAGGTGCAATCTTGGATTAATCTTGggaagaagaatagcaagagagATCACAAATCAAAGTTTGAACTAGGTGAAAATTCTGGTTATGGCCTTAGAGATAACCCCAAGAAAACTTGGAGGGCTGTCGATTCGAGGTCCCCTTTGCCTCAAGAGAATGTTTGCCAGCAATGTGGTAAGGTTTTTCAATCACTGAAAGCTTTGTGTGGTCATATGGCTTGTCACTCGGGCAAAGATAAGGGCTCGAAAGATGATCACTCGTGGACTAGTGAAAACAAGAATATAGCGATGGATAGCAACTCGGATACTGAAGCTGAAGAGCCAATAATGCTGAGGAGCAGATCAAAAATTAAAAGGTACAATAAGTCTaagtcttcttctttttgctTGGTTAACAATAGAAGTTTTTCCTCATCTGTTTCTGAGATTGATGAGCAAGATCAAGAGGAAGTAGCAAAGTGTTTGATGATGTTGTCAATGGATTCTGGGAAATGGAATGGTGTCATCAATTCAGTTGTTGAGTCTTCTGACAACAATTCTGTTGTTTTTGAGTCGAAATCATCATCTGTCGACATGAGAATTTCTAGAAAGGATAGTCTAAAATGTGCTGACAATGTAGATGGAACACCTCGAAGCAAGAAAAAGGCGGACAGGAACTTAACACTTAATGTTTTGAGTGCTGAAGTTCAATCTGAGAACTCTGATTCCGGATACTTTTTAGACGATTATATGAATGTCGAATCAGATGCCTCTGTTGATGAGTTCCATAGAAAGCATAATTACCAACGTAATACGTCTAACAAGAGCCACGGAGTTTGGTGTGATGAGTCTAGAATTGATGAGGGAAAGGACTTGAACAGAATGAAAAAGTGTATAACAGAATTAAGGAATGCTTCAAGCAAGGACTATAAATATGATAGCTATGGCATGACTTCAAATTTGGTTAAGTGTGAATCAAGAAAGAGAAATAAGGATAGTTCTTATCACTCAGAATTAGGAAATGAGTCCTTTAATAATAAGAAGATAAATCTTGGTTTGAAAGGTGCAGAAGGAATCAAACATACTCAGAAGAAGAAAAAGTATGAATGTTTCAACTGCAAGAAGACTTTTAGCTCTTACCAAGCTCTTGGTGGACACAGACCTTGCACTAAAAAGACGAATGCCTATATTGAATCGAAATATGAAACGAATGAAAATAACCGTGATGCTGATAGGGAGACATTTAGCAACAAGAAACCAGTTGCTCATGCTCGAGATCTCTCTTATAATCCTGAGAAAAAGATGAAGGCTAAGAAATTCAAAGGACATGAATGCCCATTCTGCAACAGGATGTTTAAGTCCGGACAAGCTTTAGGTGGACACAAAAGGTCACATTTCATAACTGGTTCTCAGTATCAAGCTTCAGCATTCAAAAGAGAAGTTGTTGATTTACTTGATCTTAATCTTCCTGCGCCAGTTGAGGACGTGAACGGTGAGCCTGCCTTTGTGTCTTCTTGGTAA